A genome region from Candidatus Bathyarchaeia archaeon includes the following:
- a CDS encoding MarC family protein, with protein sequence MLDPASLIPSLIKSVISLFIIVDPFGNIPIFIGLTEGISGEKRRKIFNVATVTGFILLLLFAMTGREILRIFGITIESFMIAGGILLLIIAIRILIMGGWEEKRLTPESVGVVPIAVPLLVGPGAITTTILNLQEFGILLTVISVIIVFTIVWVILRYIELIYKILGKSGAIVIARVMALLIAAIAIQYIINGLQSWPDNL encoded by the coding sequence ATGCTAGACCCAGCGAGCTTAATTCCTAGTTTAATTAAAAGTGTAATATCATTATTTATAATTGTTGATCCCTTCGGGAATATACCGATCTTTATAGGTTTAACTGAGGGGATAAGTGGGGAGAAGAGGAGAAAAATATTTAATGTTGCCACAGTAACCGGGTTTATCCTTCTTTTATTATTTGCTATGACTGGGAGGGAAATACTTAGAATATTTGGAATAACAATAGAGAGTTTTATGATAGCTGGCGGGATACTGCTACTAATAATTGCTATTAGAATATTAATAATGGGCGGCTGGGAGGAAAAGCGCTTAACCCCTGAAAGCGTGGGTGTTGTGCCAATAGCGGTTCCACTACTAGTCGGACCTGGAGCAATAACTACTACTATCTTAAATCTTCAGGAGTTCGGAATACTGCTAACGGTAATCTCAGTAATAATTGTGTTTACAATAGTATGGGTAATCCTGAGATATATTGAATTAATCTATAAAATACTGGGTAAAAGTGGTGCTATAGTTATCGCAAGAGTTATGGCTCTTTTGATAGCTGCGATAGCAATCCAATATATTATAAATGGACTTCAATCCTGGCCAGATAATTTATAA